One Candidatus Eisenbacteria bacterium DNA segment encodes these proteins:
- a CDS encoding TlpA disulfide reductase family protein — protein sequence MTRRWPMGIRSSGRATRVAALAFALTIAALAPPVHAGPVQGLGVDATTVRQALRGHTLKGLDGKAMTLDGLRGEVVVVNFWASWCTPCRRELARLDVLNAEIRRRGGRVVAISVDEEIENARRFAARQKLRMTVVHDGPQGLARTLDLTHLPFTMVLDREGQVAFTTLGASEASIKGLVDRTQQLVAAQPAVAEGETR from the coding sequence GTGACCCGCCGATGGCCGATGGGAATCAGGAGCTCCGGTCGTGCGACACGCGTGGCCGCGCTGGCGTTCGCGCTGACGATCGCGGCGCTGGCGCCGCCGGTCCATGCCGGACCGGTCCAGGGCCTGGGTGTGGATGCCACGACGGTACGGCAGGCGCTGCGCGGCCACACGCTGAAGGGCCTGGACGGAAAGGCGATGACCCTGGACGGCCTGCGCGGCGAGGTCGTGGTCGTCAACTTCTGGGCCTCGTGGTGCACGCCGTGCCGGCGCGAGCTGGCGCGCCTGGATGTCCTGAACGCGGAGATCCGGCGTCGCGGCGGACGCGTGGTGGCGATCTCGGTCGACGAGGAGATCGAGAACGCGCGGCGCTTCGCCGCTCGGCAGAAGCTGCGGATGACCGTGGTGCACGACGGACCGCAGGGGCTGGCTCGCACGCTCGACCTCACCCATCTGCCGTTCACGATGGTGCTGGACCGTGAAGGCCAGGTCGCCTTCACCACGCTCGGCGCCAGCGAGGCCTCGATCAAGGGCCTGGTCGATCGCACGCAACAGCTGGTCGCGGCGCAGCCGGCCGTGGCCGAGGGAGAAACGCGATGA
- a CDS encoding FlgD immunoglobulin-like domain containing protein yields the protein MRRSLPLMLGMLLAAATPLLAGTFDRSRIAPDLGLDALTRSVARDQVGRDLFSNPYSAVTLGTVDVYDAFPYVETRTFAIVSDPAWNRLVFGEPGKTLRAFDGAQSALGRLRQPRGLAADEAGRVYVADAGNDRIVVLQARTEFDQITLTPLYEIRGLHAPNGVAYSDGGTPFKPGDDVLYVADSGRNRVASFTLGSQGAQLSATVGELGSGRGRFAGPMAIAVGRSQGASTREVYVADAHTRRIVHLRDQGASLQWIGEVTQDADVVTALSTDQWGNLYASAPQQGVVRKFGPSLTAVAELRSDVSRPRSFHVPFVTVRDHRAGTVTRVGQPSGFSVDQWAGNSGMRQWSLGLDLSQLAMVGGAPPAARFTLTDQANVTLELLDAGGQSILRRTAGVLPAGIHTLPLRDEDLRAASGAGEVMVRISARSSYPDGPSASAYTRLSLGGAAVAPSSTRLLGNSPNPVRPWTRISLVLAAGERGAVTLRIYDAGGRLVRTFANRFSPGLNEVMWNGTDDQGRSLPAGVYLSRLNVGKQEFNHKMVLVR from the coding sequence GTGCGACGATCGTTGCCATTGATGCTCGGCATGCTGCTCGCGGCGGCCACGCCGCTGCTGGCCGGCACTTTCGACAGGTCCCGCATCGCGCCGGACCTTGGTCTGGACGCTCTGACCCGGAGCGTCGCCCGTGATCAGGTGGGACGCGATCTGTTCTCGAACCCCTACTCGGCGGTCACGCTCGGCACCGTGGACGTCTACGACGCCTTTCCCTACGTCGAGACCCGCACTTTCGCCATCGTCTCCGATCCCGCGTGGAACCGGCTGGTGTTCGGTGAGCCTGGCAAGACGTTGAGGGCCTTCGACGGCGCTCAGTCCGCGCTGGGTCGGCTGCGCCAGCCGCGCGGCCTGGCGGCCGACGAAGCCGGCCGCGTGTACGTGGCGGACGCCGGCAACGACCGGATCGTGGTGCTGCAGGCGCGCACCGAGTTCGATCAGATCACGCTGACGCCGCTCTACGAGATTCGCGGCCTTCATGCTCCGAACGGCGTGGCGTACTCGGACGGCGGAACGCCGTTCAAGCCCGGGGACGACGTGCTGTACGTGGCCGACAGCGGCCGCAACCGGGTGGCGTCGTTCACCCTGGGGTCGCAGGGGGCGCAGCTCTCCGCCACGGTGGGCGAGCTCGGCAGCGGCCGCGGGCGCTTCGCCGGTCCCATGGCCATCGCCGTCGGTCGCTCGCAGGGCGCGAGCACGCGTGAGGTGTACGTGGCCGACGCGCACACGCGACGCATCGTCCACCTTCGCGACCAGGGCGCGAGCCTCCAGTGGATCGGCGAAGTCACCCAGGACGCCGACGTGGTCACCGCGCTGTCGACCGATCAGTGGGGCAACCTCTACGCGTCGGCGCCGCAGCAAGGCGTCGTGCGCAAATTCGGCCCCAGCCTCACCGCGGTGGCCGAGCTGCGCTCCGACGTGTCGCGCCCGCGCAGCTTCCACGTGCCGTTCGTGACGGTGCGCGATCACCGTGCCGGCACCGTGACTCGCGTGGGACAGCCCAGCGGATTCTCCGTCGACCAGTGGGCCGGGAACAGCGGCATGCGTCAGTGGAGCCTCGGCCTCGACCTATCGCAGCTCGCCATGGTCGGGGGCGCGCCACCCGCGGCCCGCTTCACGCTCACCGATCAGGCGAACGTGACGCTCGAGCTCCTGGATGCCGGCGGCCAGTCGATCCTGCGCCGCACGGCGGGCGTCCTGCCGGCAGGCATCCATACGCTGCCGCTGCGGGACGAGGATCTCCGAGCCGCATCCGGCGCCGGCGAGGTCATGGTGCGGATCTCGGCGCGTTCAAGCTATCCCGATGGTCCTTCGGCGAGCGCGTACACGCGGCTGTCGCTTGGCGGGGCCGCGGTGGCGCCCTCGTCGACCCGGCTGCTCGGCAACTCGCCGAACCCGGTACGCCCGTGGACGCGGATCTCGCTGGTGCTGGCAGCGGGCGAGCGCGGCGCGGTCACGCTGCGTATCTACGACGCCGGCGGCCGGCTGGTGCGCACGTTCGCGAATCGCTTCTCCCCCGGCCTCAACGAGGTGATGTGGAACGGGACGGACGACCAGGGCCGAAGCCTTCCGGCCGGCGTCTACCTGTCGCGCCTCAACGTCGGCAAGCAGGAGTTCAACCACAAGATGGTGCTGGTGCGCTGA
- a CDS encoding DUF4266 domain-containing protein: MSASGRGTRSVLALAMLGLLVSFVSGCAMVRPYQRERLTDRIMSFKAEAREDARLTKSFEAREGSTGGNGGAGGGCACN; the protein is encoded by the coding sequence ATGAGCGCTTCAGGACGCGGCACACGATCGGTGCTGGCGCTGGCGATGCTGGGCCTGCTTGTGAGCTTCGTCTCCGGCTGCGCGATGGTGCGCCCTTATCAGCGGGAGCGTCTCACCGATCGAATCATGTCGTTCAAGGCGGAAGCCAGGGAAGACGCGCGACTGACGAAGTCATTCGAGGCTCGTGAGGGCTCGACCGGCGGCAACGGCGGTGCGGGCGGTGGGTGCGCGTGCAACTGA
- a CDS encoding DUF3570 domain-containing protein: MQLRDARAVLALVAGMAACAARSAESGMAFDEQTVGPLFRYFADSDHVGVRSYMADYNLTLPSQVGLSFHWNTEQVSIPGVLAPVGSQEAVDAITTASRPISGNAYQDFVKVRNEFQGGVSRGPAALDYYVSTESDYLAQQIAGRYDLELMNQHVNLSFGSSYGWDDIDPLADDDTQTAASTKTTLHWNVVATQVISPTTLLRYGVEYNVVEGLQHNPYRNVYAGGTNVPERHPDQRQRRDAFLKLNRYFDNRSSVRLSYRLYNDDWGISSHELSSKLSQYITQGMFVRYQYRYYTQTAARFYRDEYLTTNGIDGYLSGDYRVGPLAAHLFGLSFNFDLATLAGSTPWLGRSALVIGYERYFNSNNYSADILETGLDFRF, translated from the coding sequence GTGCAACTGAGAGACGCGCGGGCAGTCCTGGCGTTGGTCGCCGGGATGGCGGCATGCGCCGCGCGCTCGGCGGAGTCCGGCATGGCCTTCGACGAACAGACGGTGGGCCCCTTGTTCCGCTACTTCGCGGACTCGGATCACGTGGGCGTGAGGTCCTACATGGCTGATTACAACCTGACGCTGCCGAGCCAGGTGGGCCTCTCGTTCCACTGGAACACGGAGCAGGTCTCGATTCCCGGCGTCCTAGCGCCCGTCGGCAGCCAGGAAGCGGTGGACGCGATCACCACCGCCAGCCGTCCGATCTCAGGCAACGCCTACCAGGACTTCGTGAAGGTGCGCAACGAGTTCCAGGGCGGGGTCAGCCGCGGACCCGCGGCGCTCGACTACTACGTGTCGACCGAGAGCGACTACCTGGCCCAGCAGATCGCGGGACGTTACGACCTGGAGCTGATGAACCAGCATGTCAATCTGTCGTTCGGCTCGAGCTACGGCTGGGACGACATCGATCCGCTGGCCGACGACGACACGCAGACCGCCGCATCGACCAAGACCACGCTCCATTGGAACGTGGTGGCCACGCAGGTGATCTCACCGACGACGCTGCTTCGCTACGGCGTCGAGTACAACGTCGTCGAGGGTCTCCAGCACAACCCCTACCGCAACGTGTACGCCGGCGGCACGAACGTCCCCGAGCGACATCCGGACCAGCGCCAGAGGCGCGACGCGTTTCTCAAGCTCAACCGCTACTTCGACAACCGCTCGAGCGTGCGGCTCAGCTATCGGCTCTACAACGACGATTGGGGTATCTCGTCGCACGAGCTGTCGTCGAAGCTCAGCCAGTACATCACCCAGGGCATGTTCGTCCGCTACCAGTACCGCTACTACACGCAGACGGCGGCTCGCTTCTACCGCGACGAATACCTGACCACCAACGGCATCGACGGATACCTGAGCGGGGACTACCGCGTCGGACCGCTGGCGGCCCACCTGTTCGGGCTGTCGTTCAACTTCGACCTCGCGACGCTGGCCGGGAGCACGCCGTGGCTCGGCCGGAGCGCGCTGGTCATCGGTTACGAGCGCTACTTCAACAGCAACAACTACTCCGCAGACATCCTGGAAACCGGACTGGATTTCAGATTCTAG